One Candidatus Binataceae bacterium genomic region harbors:
- a CDS encoding TatD family hydrolase, with the protein MLELIDTHCHLADERLRGEVEPILERAAAAGVCQIVSVGAIGSIETDRATVEIARSQPAVYAAVGVHPHDASDCDERRVEQLRELACSDKVVAIGETGMDLHYLRSPRQAQEMALRRQLRLAGELNLPVVIHCRQAEAEIARIVREEGMPAAGGVIHCFSSDRANAERFLEMGFYLSISGIVTFKSAHALRQAMTVIPEERLLVETDAPYLTPEPHRGRPNEPAYVPLTLATVAACRASESVTLAAITSANARRLFRLPQR; encoded by the coding sequence ATGCTTGAGCTGATCGACACCCATTGCCATTTGGCCGACGAACGCTTGCGGGGCGAGGTCGAACCGATCCTGGAGCGTGCGGCCGCGGCCGGTGTGTGTCAGATCGTTTCGGTAGGTGCGATCGGTTCGATCGAAACCGATCGCGCGACGGTGGAGATTGCCCGCAGCCAGCCTGCAGTTTACGCCGCCGTCGGGGTCCATCCGCATGACGCCAGCGATTGCGACGAGCGGCGGGTGGAACAGCTACGCGAACTGGCCTGTTCGGACAAAGTCGTGGCGATCGGCGAGACCGGAATGGATCTGCACTATCTACGCTCGCCTCGTCAGGCGCAGGAAATGGCCTTGCGACGCCAACTGCGGTTGGCCGGCGAACTGAACTTGCCGGTGGTTATACATTGCCGCCAAGCCGAAGCCGAGATTGCGCGGATCGTGCGCGAGGAAGGGATGCCTGCGGCGGGTGGCGTTATCCACTGCTTCAGCAGCGACCGGGCCAACGCGGAGCGCTTCTTGGAGATGGGGTTCTATCTTTCGATCTCCGGGATCGTGACCTTCAAAAGCGCCCACGCTCTGCGCCAAGCCATGACCGTAATTCCCGAGGAGCGGCTGCTGGTCGAAACAGACGCACCTTATCTCACCCCAGAGCCACATCGCGGCCGGCCCAACGAACCCGCCTATGTGCCACTGACCCTGGCGACGGTGGCGGCCTGTCGCGCCAGTGAAAGCGTGACGTTGGCTGCGATCACCAGCGCCAACGCTCGGCGGCTGTTCCGATTGCCGCAGCGGTAA
- a CDS encoding OB-fold domain-containing protein translates to MAQAISRPLPADINELKPLLEGARQGQLVLQKCTSCGRFRFPVQQLCPHCWSWDSTWAPTSGKGEVLSFIVMHQVYSPAFAQAVPYIVARIKLAEGPLYQANLVGIAPEEVRCGMAVEATFEPVGEELALPMFRPAR, encoded by the coding sequence ATGGCACAAGCGATCAGCCGGCCACTACCGGCGGACATCAATGAACTCAAACCGTTGCTGGAGGGTGCCCGCCAGGGGCAGCTGGTGCTACAAAAATGCACCAGCTGCGGCCGCTTCCGCTTTCCCGTTCAGCAGCTCTGCCCCCATTGCTGGTCGTGGGACTCGACTTGGGCGCCGACCAGTGGCAAAGGCGAAGTGCTGAGCTTCATCGTGATGCACCAGGTGTATTCTCCGGCCTTCGCTCAGGCCGTGCCCTACATCGTGGCACGAATCAAGCTCGCCGAAGGACCGCTGTACCAGGCCAACTTGGTGGGGATCGCACCCGAGGAAGTACGCTGCGGGATGGCGGTCGAAGCGACCTTCGAGCCCGTGGGCGAGGAGCTGGCCCTGCCGATGTTCCGCCCCGCCCGCTGA
- a CDS encoding aldolase/citrate lyase family protein, with the protein MALINPAKERLKNNELALGVGIRLVSSVAIAKVMKSAGFDWIFLDLEHGTLSIETTAQISIAALDAGIAPLVRVPAGDLSLAMRALLGGALGIVMPHVDTPQEAAAIVDALRYPPLGHLGIGPVGAHFDFKAIGVRQVTKEINDAALLVAMLETPAAIEQAEAIAAVPGLDALLIGTNDLCMELGIPGEHAHAKIAQAYERVTAACKRHHKWAGLGGINSDELLNKFVGMGVRLVLAGADLNFMMAAAGKRADFLRGLRLE; encoded by the coding sequence ATGGCGCTTATCAATCCCGCCAAGGAGCGACTGAAGAACAACGAGCTGGCGTTGGGGGTGGGAATCCGACTGGTCAGCTCGGTGGCGATCGCCAAGGTGATGAAGAGCGCCGGCTTTGACTGGATTTTTCTGGATCTGGAACACGGCACGCTATCGATCGAGACCACCGCGCAGATCTCGATCGCCGCCCTGGATGCCGGCATCGCGCCGTTGGTGCGGGTGCCGGCGGGCGATCTGTCACTGGCAATGCGCGCGCTCTTAGGCGGTGCGCTGGGGATCGTGATGCCCCACGTCGATACCCCTCAGGAGGCGGCGGCGATCGTCGACGCGTTGCGCTATCCGCCCCTGGGACACCTGGGAATCGGACCGGTGGGCGCGCACTTCGATTTCAAGGCGATTGGCGTGCGCCAGGTTACCAAGGAAATCAACGACGCCGCCCTGCTGGTGGCGATGCTGGAGACACCGGCGGCGATCGAGCAGGCCGAGGCGATCGCTGCCGTGCCCGGACTGGACGCCTTGCTCATTGGAACCAACGATCTGTGCATGGAGCTGGGCATCCCGGGCGAACATGCGCATGCCAAAATCGCTCAGGCCTATGAGCGCGTAACCGCGGCCTGCAAGCGCCATCACAAATGGGCCGGACTGGGCGGAATCAATTCCGACGAGTTACTGAACAAGTTCGTCGGCATGGGCGTGCGGCTGGTGCTGGCCGGGGCCGATCTCAACTTCATGATGGCGGCAGCCGGCAAGCGTGCAGATTTCCTGCGTGGGCTGCGGCTTGAGTAA
- a CDS encoding class II aldolase/adducin family protein produces the protein MKRKAASKAVGKRAQEAEIKRNLAELARVARILAMEGHEDITMGHVSMRDPLGRGFWLKRHTLGLAEVLDDDFTLVNFEGNAIGGKGPRHSEWPIHGEILRARPDINYVGHTHAQYVALMSCLKEELRPYTAIALHFAAPPPRFTRTAQLIRSAALGQELAACLGEHQAVLMRNHGCAFVGRTAPELAINGIMLRQACEIHWKVIKTGHDSEWMNEEDSSIRRANVGATKDARLEGMAHIWNYYNRKLDALEGRKVRHPA, from the coding sequence ATGAAGCGCAAGGCGGCAAGCAAGGCGGTTGGCAAACGCGCTCAGGAAGCCGAGATTAAGCGCAACCTGGCCGAATTGGCACGGGTGGCTCGCATCCTAGCGATGGAAGGGCATGAGGACATCACAATGGGGCACGTCTCGATGCGCGACCCGTTGGGACGAGGATTTTGGCTTAAACGGCATACGCTGGGGCTGGCGGAGGTCCTCGATGACGATTTCACCCTGGTGAATTTCGAGGGTAATGCGATTGGCGGCAAGGGACCGCGCCATTCCGAATGGCCCATCCATGGCGAAATTCTGCGTGCACGCCCCGATATCAATTATGTCGGCCACACCCACGCCCAGTACGTCGCGCTGATGTCCTGCCTGAAGGAAGAGCTGCGGCCCTATACCGCGATCGCGCTGCATTTCGCGGCTCCGCCACCGCGCTTTACCCGCACCGCGCAGCTCATTCGCTCGGCTGCCCTGGGGCAGGAGCTGGCCGCCTGCCTGGGAGAGCATCAGGCGGTGCTGATGCGCAATCATGGCTGCGCCTTCGTCGGGCGCACGGCGCCCGAATTGGCGATCAACGGAATCATGCTGCGCCAAGCCTGCGAAATCCATTGGAAGGTGATTAAGACCGGCCACGACAGCGAATGGATGAATGAGGAAGATAGTAGTATCCGCCGCGCCAATGTCGGCGCCACCAAGGATGCACGGCTGGAGGGTATGGCCCATATCTGGAATTATTACAATCGCAAGCTGGACGCTCTGGAAGGACGCAAAGTGCGCCATCCGGCCTGA
- a CDS encoding NAD(P)-dependent oxidoreductase, with amino-acid sequence MEIAWIGTGIMGAPMARRLLRAGHRVRVFNRTAEKARALAAQGAVVAGNVPEAVRGAEVTFSMVPDTPDVEQVIAAATPALARGALMIDMSTVAPAAAEQMAQTLSQHGVDFLDAPVSGGETGAIEGSLTIMVGGKEEAFNRAKPLFEPLGSRVTYMGAAGSGQMTKLVNQIAVAVNLQATVEALLMAQRGGLEPARVLEAIGAGAAASWQLNNLGPKIIARDYRPGFFIQLLRKDLRLVGEAARQRHAPLPATALVTALFEAAAAQGHDRDGTQALAAVLQALAGDR; translated from the coding sequence ATGGAAATAGCCTGGATTGGAACTGGAATCATGGGCGCGCCGATGGCGCGTCGCTTACTGCGTGCCGGCCATCGAGTGCGCGTCTTCAATCGTACTGCCGAGAAGGCTCGCGCCTTGGCCGCCCAGGGTGCCGTGGTCGCGGGCAACGTACCTGAAGCTGTGCGCGGCGCCGAGGTCACGTTCTCGATGGTGCCCGATACGCCCGATGTCGAGCAGGTCATTGCCGCCGCCACCCCGGCGCTTGCCCGCGGGGCTTTGATGATCGACATGAGCACGGTGGCGCCGGCAGCGGCTGAGCAGATGGCGCAGACCTTGAGCCAACACGGGGTTGACTTTCTCGACGCTCCCGTCTCGGGCGGCGAAACCGGCGCGATCGAGGGCAGCCTAACCATCATGGTGGGCGGCAAGGAGGAAGCCTTCAACCGGGCCAAACCGCTGTTCGAGCCGCTGGGGAGCAGGGTGACCTATATGGGAGCCGCGGGCAGCGGACAGATGACTAAACTGGTCAATCAAATCGCGGTGGCGGTCAATCTGCAGGCGACGGTAGAGGCGCTTTTGATGGCGCAGCGTGGCGGCTTGGAGCCGGCGCGCGTACTGGAGGCGATCGGCGCTGGCGCCGCCGCCTCGTGGCAGCTCAACAACCTGGGCCCCAAGATCATCGCGCGAGACTATCGGCCAGGGTTCTTTATCCAGCTCCTGCGCAAAGATCTGCGCCTGGTGGGCGAAGCCGCACGCCAGCGCCATGCGCCGCTCCCCGCGACCGCCCTGGTCACGGCCCTGTTCGAGGCGGCCGCGGCCCAGGGACACGATCGTGACGGCACCCAGGCCCTGGCCGCTGTGCTGCAAGCGCTGGCTGGCGACCGCTGA
- a CDS encoding sorbosone dehydrogenase family protein yields MARFLCPERVLILVSIACAAMVEVAPAGARAQNVLTGAQAFGDWRQDAPLVARRITVNALPAPGQTASAFNVARIVDRPPNSPLRLPPGFKVDRFAGGLDNPRQIHTAPNGDIFVAESRAGLIRVMRAASGATRPAINQVFASGLRLPFGMAFYPPGPHPRYLYVGDNDALVRFPYRNGDLRASAPMRKLASLPAGGVHWTRDVVVSADGSHLFVSVGSGSNDDINPGENESERADILIFNPDGSGKRIYASGIRNAVGLAIAPLTGALWCSTNERDGMGDDLPPDYITPVHAGGFYGWPWFYIGPHQDPNHVGQHPELASRVIVPLVLIQPHSASLGLAFYRARQFPAAYRGGIFAAEHGSWNRSKRTGYKVIFVPLSGGRPSGEYLDFMTGFVAPGGQVWGRPVGVTVAADGALLVSDDGSNSIWRISYQGSASE; encoded by the coding sequence GTGGCCCGATTCCTTTGCCCCGAACGGGTGTTGATACTCGTGTCAATCGCTTGCGCCGCGATGGTGGAAGTTGCGCCTGCTGGTGCGCGCGCCCAGAACGTCCTGACCGGCGCGCAAGCCTTCGGCGATTGGCGCCAGGATGCGCCCCTGGTTGCGCGACGAATCACCGTGAACGCGCTACCAGCGCCGGGCCAGACTGCCAGCGCGTTCAACGTTGCTCGCATCGTCGATCGGCCGCCCAATTCGCCGCTGCGCCTGCCGCCAGGCTTCAAGGTCGATAGGTTCGCCGGCGGCCTCGATAATCCGCGTCAGATTCATACCGCGCCTAACGGTGATATTTTTGTGGCCGAAAGCCGCGCCGGACTGATTCGAGTGATGCGGGCAGCCTCCGGCGCCACCCGTCCGGCAATCAACCAGGTGTTCGCGTCCGGCCTGCGACTACCCTTCGGCATGGCGTTCTATCCTCCCGGGCCCCATCCACGATATCTCTATGTCGGCGACAACGATGCTTTGGTCCGCTTTCCCTATCGCAACGGCGATCTGCGGGCTTCGGCTCCCATGCGCAAGTTGGCCTCGCTGCCGGCGGGCGGCGTTCATTGGACCCGTGACGTCGTAGTCAGCGCCGATGGAAGCCATCTGTTCGTGTCGGTGGGTTCAGGTTCCAACGACGATATCAATCCGGGTGAGAACGAAAGCGAGCGCGCCGATATTCTGATCTTCAATCCTGACGGCAGCGGCAAGCGCATCTATGCCAGCGGTATCCGCAACGCCGTCGGATTGGCGATCGCGCCGCTTACCGGCGCGCTATGGTGCTCGACCAACGAGCGCGACGGGATGGGCGATGACCTGCCGCCCGATTACATCACGCCGGTGCATGCTGGAGGTTTCTACGGCTGGCCCTGGTTCTATATCGGCCCTCACCAGGATCCCAACCACGTCGGGCAGCATCCCGAGCTGGCCTCCCGCGTAATTGTGCCGCTGGTGCTGATTCAGCCCCATTCGGCCTCGCTGGGCTTGGCCTTCTATCGCGCGCGGCAATTTCCCGCGGCCTATCGCGGTGGTATCTTCGCCGCCGAGCACGGCTCGTGGAATCGTTCCAAGCGCACCGGCTACAAAGTCATCTTCGTGCCGCTTAGCGGCGGCCGTCCCAGCGGCGAATACCTCGATTTCATGACCGGTTTTGTGGCGCCCGGAGGACAGGTCTGGGGCCGCCCGGTGGGAGTTACCGTGGCCGCCGACGGCGCCCTATTGGTCAGCGACGATGGTTCCAACTCGATCTGGCGTATCAGCTATCAGGGAAGCGCCAGCGAGTGA
- a CDS encoding outer membrane beta-barrel protein, translating to MTKRTFTDYISTVTTVTAAMLLALTLAYSTASAQSSTAGASAEAPVAAKPSPAAAPTPVPPLTTTAVTGPLQWASPTQLNLGKVPIISQIPIINQWTDLDINGVLSGLGMVQTHPVNGDRTARVDVSNAQIVVQKADGQFQFYLQGGAYDIPALGAATVTAGKAVNDLYGPLPVAYVKWAPTSSFSLMAGNLPTLIGAEYTFTFENIDIERGLLWNQENAINRGVQLNYAQGPITAALSWNNGFYSNSYTWMTGSLAYAINSANTISMVGGGNLGFSRVSNFATPATLNNSEILDLIYTYLNSPWIVQPYFQWTYVPHNQEIGVGQSTSTLGGAIMASYALTDDFFLAGRAEYIGSTGSGANGAANLLYGPGSSAWSLTFTPTFQYSKFFVRGEASYVHAISWASGDAFAADGRSPSQLRGLIETGFLF from the coding sequence ATGACGAAACGCACGTTCACCGACTACATTAGCACAGTGACAACCGTGACGGCGGCGATGTTGCTGGCCTTAACCCTGGCGTATTCAACTGCATCGGCGCAGTCCAGCACTGCCGGCGCGTCCGCCGAAGCGCCAGTCGCGGCCAAACCTTCGCCGGCTGCGGCCCCCACCCCGGTGCCGCCACTCACAACAACCGCCGTGACCGGACCGTTGCAGTGGGCCTCGCCTACCCAACTCAATCTGGGCAAGGTTCCAATTATTTCTCAGATTCCGATCATCAACCAGTGGACCGATCTGGATATCAATGGCGTGCTCAGCGGCCTGGGGATGGTGCAAACTCATCCGGTAAACGGCGATCGCACCGCCCGTGTCGACGTCAGCAATGCGCAAATCGTAGTGCAAAAAGCCGACGGCCAGTTCCAGTTCTATCTTCAGGGCGGGGCCTACGACATTCCCGCGCTGGGTGCAGCCACCGTCACCGCTGGCAAAGCGGTCAACGATCTCTATGGGCCCCTTCCCGTGGCGTATGTGAAGTGGGCGCCGACCTCTAGCTTCTCGCTGATGGCGGGAAATCTGCCCACCCTGATCGGCGCAGAATATACTTTCACCTTCGAGAACATAGACATCGAGCGCGGCCTATTGTGGAACCAGGAAAACGCCATCAATCGCGGAGTGCAGCTCAACTATGCGCAAGGGCCGATTACCGCGGCGCTTAGTTGGAACAACGGCTTTTATTCTAACAGCTACACCTGGATGACGGGCTCGCTGGCCTACGCCATCAACTCTGCCAACACGATTTCAATGGTGGGAGGTGGTAACCTGGGCTTTTCAAGAGTTTCTAATTTCGCTACCCCGGCCACCCTCAACAACAGCGAGATCTTGGACCTAATTTACACCTACCTCAACTCTCCCTGGATCGTTCAGCCGTATTTTCAATGGACTTACGTGCCGCACAACCAGGAAATCGGGGTCGGCCAATCGACCTCTACCTTGGGCGGAGCGATCATGGCCAGCTATGCTCTGACGGATGACTTCTTCCTTGCCGGCCGGGCCGAATATATTGGCAGCACGGGGAGTGGGGCCAACGGCGCCGCCAACCTGCTCTACGGCCCGGGCAGCTCGGCCTGGTCGCTGACGTTCACCCCGACCTTTCAGTACAGCAAGTTCTTCGTGCGCGGCGAGGCTTCCTACGTGCATGCGATAAGCTGGGCCAGCGGTGACGCCTTTGCCGCCGATGGCCGTAGCCCGTCGCAACTGCGCGGACTGATCGAAACCGGCTTCCTGTTCTGA
- a CDS encoding helix-turn-helix transcriptional regulator: MKAKTRSFGQVIRERRRQLDLTQEEVAARVATSTPYIGHLESNKRHPSVRVVAKLADVLGLDRGTLFFLANPGAKSLLTGSDEKGMSAWEQFRRDDKMRRALNVSAEEMQVLAAVSYMGEARSPRDFVYILNCIRHALGR; the protein is encoded by the coding sequence ATGAAGGCAAAAACCCGCAGCTTTGGTCAGGTGATAAGGGAGCGGCGGCGGCAGTTGGACCTGACCCAGGAAGAGGTCGCCGCTCGCGTTGCGACCTCAACCCCGTATATCGGGCATCTGGAATCCAACAAACGCCATCCTTCTGTACGCGTTGTGGCCAAGCTGGCCGACGTGCTGGGACTGGATCGTGGTACGCTGTTTTTTTTAGCCAATCCCGGCGCTAAAAGCCTACTCACTGGTAGTGATGAGAAGGGCATGTCGGCTTGGGAGCAGTTTCGCAGAGACGACAAAATGCGCCGGGCCCTCAACGTCAGCGCTGAAGAGATGCAGGTACTGGCCGCTGTCAGCTATATGGGTGAAGCGCGTAGCCCGCGCGATTTTGTCTATATTCTGAACTGCATCCGCCACGCCCTGGGTCGTTGA